The following coding sequences are from one Gossypium raimondii isolate GPD5lz chromosome 4, ASM2569854v1, whole genome shotgun sequence window:
- the LOC105778743 gene encoding uncharacterized protein LOC105778743 — protein MESSSRLMKDRLGFFEIIQQSLKIPLNNPNFILLTFLTSFPLFCFLVFYEIILQHTLIESAQIFQKTFDDYERLTKIGYLLEKVSPMDLFVCVLFMGTLHFVDLFNTIAIVDIASMIYAGEKPISLKHMICRSINETRFKGPLITSICSLSLAALVLLGLIAFATSIYILASLAVFFMVIFMVPFIALLVKYLEWSAIWNMGIVVSILEDNKQGDVALLLSSYLSRCNRGGGFFLMLGFFVWRFGLRFAFLYRTWYNGDSSIGETTLHISLVCLGNLVKWVALMLYFYDCKKQTSSRISDVEDAKIQERRSAAT, from the coding sequence ATGGAAAGCTCATCAAGGTTGATGAAAGACAGACTTGGGTTCTTTGAGATAATCCAACAATCTCTGAAAATCCCATTGAATAATCCCAACTTCATTTTATTAACCTTCCTCACTTCCTTCCCTCTTTTTTGTTTCCTCGTTTTCTACGAGATCATCCTTCAGCATACCCTGATTGAATCCGCACAAATCTTTCAGAAAACATTTGATGACTATGAAAGACTAACCAAAATTGGGTACTTGTTAGAGAAAGTTTCTCCTATGGATCTTTTCGTGTGTGTCCTATTTATGGGAACCCTCCATTTCGTAGACCTCTTCAACACCATTGCAATCGTGGATATTGCATCAATGATATATGCAGGAGAAAAACCCATCAGCCTCAAACACATGATTTGTAGATCTATCAACGAAACAAGGTTCAAAGGGCCTCTGATCACATCAATTTGTTCTCTCTCTTTAGCTGCCCTTGTTCTCCTTGGACTGATCGCCTTTGCAACAAGCATATACATATTAGCATCATTAGCTGTCTTCTTCATGGTGATATTTATGGTGCCTTTTATAGCTTTATTGGTGAAGTACCTCGAATGGAGTGCGATTTGGAACATGGGGATTGTGGTTTCGATCCTGGAAGATAATAAACAAGGCGATGTAGCATTATTGCTCTCATCGTATCTCAGTAGATGTAATAGGGGTGGTGGATTCTTCTTAATGCTTGGATTCTTTGTTTGGAGATTTGGGTTACGATTTGCTTTCCTTTATAGAACGTGGTACAATGGAGACAGTAGCATTGGGGAAACGACTCTACATATTAGCCTAGTTTGCTTGGGGAATTTGGTAAAATGGGTGGCCCTCATGCTTTACTTTTATGATTGTAAGAAGCAAACTTCCTCTAGGATTAGTGATGTTGAAGACGCAAAAATTCAGGAACGAAGATCTGCAGctacataa